The nucleotide window taattaaataaaaaccacCCAAAGCACATCTGCCTAAAGCTGCCTCCCATTTTGCAGAGCTGAATACAACTTCTTTCCTACTATGTAACCTGGATGCAGGGGTTTTAATGCTTATTTTGTTTGGCTGGTTAGGTATGGGTAAGAGAAGTGGCAGTGCAAGGAAGAGGGAGCAATACTGTTAGTTTTGCATTGATTATTCGTATTTCAGATCACTTTCCCCAGGTGCAGTAGCTTACATTTTCagcagattaattttatttaccttttaatGGTCTGTgctcctttattttattttgagtttGCCATTGACTGAAAATATCTTTTAGGTTGGCTTTATACATAAATACTATGAATAGGTGATTTAAATTCTTTCTGCTGACCATTTATACAGGTTTTTATGTTACCTTGGTGCCATAGAGGAATTTTTTCACACCACTATTCTTTTTATGTTCCTCTAGATCAAATTCAATCGATTCATATaatttcctctcctcttctgtcAGGGCAGCAACGCTGTCGTAGATTCCAGGGATCTGAATATGACCTGTGGGATCCACAAGGCTGTCTACAAAATTAGAGAGAGATACCAGTACAAGTGGGACCCATTTCTTCCACTTGGCAGCCATAACACCTTTTTCCTTCTACCTACCTCTTTACTGAATGAGTAAGCCTAACAACTAACTACTAACAACTGTCTGCATCCATCAAGTTGTGGCACCTAACTTGAcgtatttttcatatttattaataaaaccaTTGAGCTGCTGTTCGTGTGTAGCGTGTGGTGCGTCAGCCCAGCTGCCGACATGAAAACATCATCCTACTGAGATACAAATCAGTGTTAAAAAGTCAGGTTTCGCTACATGTGTATGTATTCAAGTTGCTGGCCATCCTTAAATGTTCTTGATCGATGCGTGACTGACATCAGCTTGACGGCCACATGTCCGAGGTCCTGGCCTTACTGTGGACATtcccttcctcagctgctgcCACCATAGCTATGCTGAGATTTGGAAATCTGGGACTCCTGCTTCAATTAGACTTGCCTTACTCGGGTCAATTAAACACAGCACTGATCTCTGTTAGGCTGATTACTACCTGTTGCTCCCCAGTTACTCCTGAGCAATGATGTGTGTTATTACCCAGCAGAGCTATCAGGTCCGTCAGCGGCTCATGAATGATGCCTCCAAAAGTTCCAGAGTGAAGGTCCTTGCTGCCACATTCAACCTGTACCAAAACCACTGGTTACATATAAACACTCCCTACCTTATTCCTCTGCCAGGGTCTGTTTTCCGCAGAGACCGGTGGCTTCGTTTTCTTAAATGAGGCCACAAATGAATAGAAAACAATTATGTGTTTctatttataaaacagaaaacatcacGTCAGGAACAATCTGCTTTGGTGAAGACAAGATAAAGCTCTGTTGTTAACCACTGGAGAGAGAAATTCAGCTGTCTATAGCACTTAGAGGTATTTGAGAGCAAAGGTCCCTCTCCATCCACCCTTTTGCTTCAGTAAGATTAAATACATCCTAAGCGAAAGACTTGCATATTACGGTTCCTAATATTGCAGAATAAATTCTTCAAGTTCTCTatcctttttatttaatgcaAAATCTTCATAACAAAGGCAAGAAAGAACCTTACTTGTTTTGCATTAAGAAAATATATGTCCAACCTTAATTCCAAATTGCAACAAATAAGAATTTAGAGGTCTCTTGAATCATAAGGCTTTAGAATAGAGAGAGGCATTTGGTTTATTAAATGGGTTCTTTTTCCAGACACATTTTCATACTCAGGTTTATCATAAACTATTTTCCGGCAACGAACTTGTTTATTCTTCTCAAAACCTCATTACAGCCAAGTGTCTGGTAGCAGGCAGAGATCATTTTTGATGTTTTAATAGCATCATTTTTCTTAAGCAAGACATAGAAGAATTGAATCAAGGCTGCCGAGGCTCTTTTggttaaaaacaaatttcattctttttcagaCATGAAGGttaatgcagatttttctttagttCTCAAGTTCTTTAATCTTCTCTCTGAATTCCTTTTATGATTCATCAGGAAGTTTCCAGGTGagaaatttctgcttttcatttcacagtAGCTCATATTGGCTGCTAAATATACTACAGTGCGCCATTATTTGCTTCTGCCAATGGTTACAAAAATTTTGTGTGGCTTTTAAGCCTGGGGATCCAACTAAATGGAGTCCCTTTTAGGCAGATACGTTGCAGTAAGCAGTATCTGCTGCAAAAGGGCAGAGCAGCAGACGATGTGGTTTTGGAGTGAGAGAGTCGAGGGGTGTGGGGACGATGCTGCAAAAGAATGGAGTTGGCATGCGGAGGGGGTGACGAGAAAAGACTGGGAGAGTGACAGGAGAGTAATGGGATAGGAAAGGGATcaagaggagagagggaagtgGAGAAATGATGATTGAAGAGAAGTTAATGGAAGCAAACAAGGCTAATTGAActgaaaggaggagggaaatcTGTACAAGCCAGAAAGGATACGGAAGAAAGCTCtgtatttgtaaatattaaGCTTGCTCTCAGTCTTTCTCTGCATGCAGATGTAGATGTGATTACAGGTACATCAGTGCTCTCTGGTCAGGGGCCCAGCTCAAATGAACCTCTGTCCTTTACCTCCACAAAGAAGCAGGCATTTCCCCGACTCCCATAGGTAAGGGCAGGCTTCTTGTTGCTGAGCCAGGTGTTGTCCGAAATCACAATATAATCAACATCAGAGAAAAAGCACTGGTTTTCTTCTTCGAGTAACTTTTCTAGCCCCAAGGACCCTGCTTCTTCCATGCCTTCAATTACAAACTTGAAGTTCACTGGCATAGCCTAAATGAACATTAGAGAAGTCTGTGTAAGGAAcaagcattttcaaaaataaaaaaaaaaatctttacaatcAGAAGCAGACTGGCTTGCAGTACACATTGTGTTAGCAAAAGAATGACATGGTATATATAGCTTGCTTCAGTAGAAAGGGCAGTGATAGACAGACAGTTTcccaaaaaaacttttttcctcatgtttttatctacttttcatttttgaagGAGAATAAGtgatacctttttttccttctttgtgaTTTCAGAAAACTTGCTGGACTGTCTCATTAAATGGGCTTTCTCTCAGTGCTATTAAATATTCTAATTGCTTTGGAAATTCTAACTGTGTAATAACAGttgcattttcacagaaaatttccTGCCTCGTATTTCCACTGTTAGCGCCCATGCAGGAACCACTGTCAGAGGTCCACTGCTGTGGTTTTCCCAACACGTTATCTATCATCAGAGTTACTCACATGGTGGTAAAAATGCTGCTGGTGATTCTACTATAATTGTCCTTTTAGCACTCATGAATTCGTTTGCCTGCTAGTTCGTAAGGATGCATTTCCAAGGGTAATTAAGAGAACTTTTATTATGGCATAGTGTGAGTTAGAAATGCTGACATGTCCATAGGAGAAATAAATTTGAGCTTAGTTTCCCATTCCAATTCATTTTCTCATTACAGGTTTTaagatgttttctcttttgattCAATGCTCAGATTAAATGCAGGAACAAATGCGTAGAATTAAATGAACGTGTGTTATGGATGGGTTCACCAATGGTTCATCGAACGACCACAAACTGTTCATGAATATTGTTTGATGGTCTGTGCTGTTTTCTAGGGAAAGGCTTCAAATGACAAAGATgtctttttgcttgcttgttaaAATGCCAAAATAGCTATTAGTGATTTGAAAAACTGGAAGGATACAGAAAGACAGCCCCATAACCATATCCACTTACAACAGCTAATTTGTAGGCAAATAACGTGTGTGTTTGCTAGCACTTAAGAGACGCTGAGGTCAATTCAGTACTGTTGATGCAAGAAAAACACCGTTTTTTCAGAAGGTTGCAAAAGGACTTTAAAAGTCAAGACTTAACACTCAATTTGTGCCGTAATGTCATAAAAGAGGCACAAACCTGTTTCTTAGCAATCTAACAAAGTGTGTCATGCAAATTCACCTTAAAGGATGCTTGCTAACCAGGTTATAAGCTTAGACTATATGTTGGTTTAGCTTTGCATGGGGATACAACTAGCccaaaattattaaatatgcAGACTAATTTGAAGATAACTATGTTGGTCATTGTAGTCATTTAGGCAAAAGTTTGACTTTTGGAGATATGTCAGTCTCTAAGCAAGTATATTTGTACTTGGTTAATGCACCCATTCAAAACATTTGCTTTGATAAATTTAATACATTGTTGAAAGAACAGCCTATTACATATGAGCCTTTTTAGACACTTATTCTCttcatacatacacataaaatGAAGGTAACTTGTAGGTAGACAAAATCAAAGATCAGGATAATGTAACAGCAGAGATGAGTCTTCATGACCAAACTGTGATGTGttattttaccattttaaaagcTCTCAAGCGAATAGGGTATCAAAGCTGTTTAATGTATGTAATATATATTGAATGCTTCCCCTAGCGTGGTTTCCTCTGAATGGCAATGACAGCGATTCCATATTTACATTGCATACAGACTGTTCAAAATAGAAATGCTCAAGCACAGATTCTTACTGGAGTGGGACTAGTGCCCTGTATGTAGCATTAGAAATAAGCTAATATTTCAAGATGTATGTGGTCTGTTGCGACAGAGACATATCATCTAACTCACAGGAGTGTAAATGCATCCCTCCAGagatataataataataataataataataataataatgtccTCACTGATACCTACTAATTTCAAAGCTCTAAATGTTTCCACTGCATTTATCCAAGCTAGGACAGGTCCTTTATTATCTGTTGCTCCACGCCCATAGAgatttccttaaaaagaaaagaggaaagttTTTAAGAAATCTTTGAAACTTCTCTTGTCACTTCAATGTAATCAGCAAAATCCTGTTGCCACAGAAGCTGTAGTGGTGTGTCAAGTGAAGTATCAAAAGAGTCAGGATTTGAGtgacttgttttaaaaaaaggtgatgGGTGTTTCCAATGGGCTGCtaaccctttttaaaaaaatttttttccttttatatacATCATATTGTGGTTTCTGCTACGTGTCAATTTCTGAGCTTCACTTTTGTTCTTAGGAGCTGTTTGTTCACACCAGACATTCCTGAAGAGTTTGCACAATATGCAGCTTCTGTATACATCACCCAGCCCAGGGAACAAGCAGCAAAGACCCCACAGATAAATACCACAGTAGAAGTATGAAGCTACAAGTCTAGGTacgtaattttttttttttaagcatttgacCGTACAGTTATGTATGGGGACAGATTGCACTTTCATGAACAGTGATAAATTTCTGGAGGCAAACTGAGTTACCCCAGTAAGGCTGTTTGGAACTGGTCCCAACCTGTGGAATGGGCAACTTAATGGTTATAGCATGGGCCTAGGAATCAGGATTTCTGAGTTCTTGGGGTCTTACTCATCCACTGACCCTCTACCCGTCATTTTTGTTCCTTCAGTGAGTGGAGCTGTTCCTGTCCAGCTGGCTGTAGTGGAAGGACAATTACATTAAGGGGGCGGCCTCGCATTCTTCCACCACAAATGCTCCTTAGCTCCAGCGTGGCAGGTGGAGGTACTAACGGATCACGAAGCAAGAACGAGAAGTGCGAGGGAGGATAATGTTGATGCAACAACCCAACAAGACTTTTAAACCAGAAAGGGATTCTCTATTGGATACTCTAGAAAGTGGCATTAACCTCACATGGCTCTTCCACACCAAATATTAGGCAGTCACACAGTGATGGGTCTCACAACTCAAAGCTGCTGGATTTGCCCCAAAGACTTCCATGGGAGAAGTCCTCATGCTTTGGTTAAATATACAGGGAGCCTCCTTCCACTCAGAATCTGTCGTGTATTCAGATAATGATACAAAACTTATCACCAGGTACACACCATCGATTTCAGTCAGCGTGTAAGGGTCAGTTTTCCAGCCATCTTCCTTTTTGGCAGGCTGCACGTCCACGTGACCGTAGAAACATACAGTGGGGTTTTGTGGATCCTTCCCCAGTTCCCCAAGAATCACAGGAGGCAGTGGGAGGTCCTGACCATTGGGCAACTGtgcagaaatgttaaaaaaaagcaactaaggaaaaaaccaaacctttgAAAACTCacaaatgttattaaaaaacccTGGAATTCTCAGTATTGAAAATCCTTCTACATACTCAATTGGCTCCGATTTGATCAGGTGCACAAGTCTGACTTTGAATCCAGCTCTAACCTCCCTAgagaaattaagatttttctcCCCACCTGTGTAGGTTCTGCAGGGACTTTATGGAGCTCTTCTAACATTTTACTGTCATAAATGCCCTCATTACTAAACTCTTATTTCCCAGCACTGGGGAAGACAAAGCTGACTGTGTGCCGTAGTGACAAAAGCATATGTTGTGACACTGAAATAGTCAAAAGCCACACAAACTAATTTGGGGTTTGATTTCACCACagatggagggcaggaggtcTGTAACctcaaatacagaaacaaaataaagttcttctggcaggaggcagcagcagctatTTCAGACTGGTTTGAAAAGAGGTTAAGGCTCTAAAACTAATCCTGTAATGTACCGCTGTGCAGAACAGATCTCCACATTGGCCAAGAGAGGCTGGGTATCTcacaggagagagaaataagAAGTGCAGGAATGTGTGTACTTCCCTTGTATTCACCAGTAATATCAGTCTGCATTGGCCTGTTGCAACCCAAAAGCGTAGCTGCTTCTTGCAAAGCAATCAAAGGAAAAACTCATTTTGTGAAACAATATTTTGGCCCTAGGCAGAGAAAAGTGTCTCTGGTCTCTACTCCAACAACACGTAATCCAGTCCCCACTGCTATCGACACAGACTGTTGCTATATATTTTGGCAATCATAACTGCATGCCAAGTGCATGCTaaggttttaattttaactgCATTCATTACTACTATTAAATGACATAGCCTTAATATTAAAGTATTGCTGTGCTGCAAGGTCCTTGTGCTAAGACTCACAATCCTCCCCAGAAGCCTCAGAGGGAAGCAAAAGGGAAACTCTATTAGTGAACTTTCAAATTCCCGTTAGAGTAGAAATCTAACAGCCCAGGGCAGGAAATTGCCACCAGCTACAGGAAGGCAAGTAATTTAGAGACAAAGATTTCTCAGAGATTAACTCTTGCCTGTTGCTTTCCAACAATCATTAAGAAAATGGCTTGGAGCATTTGTCAGAAGCTCCCAAAACCAAAGATGATGCTTGAGATAGCTAGCCCTTTCTGTCCAGCaacatttttcttataaaagcTACCTCCCTCATATAGACACTTTGGTGATGAACAGTGCATTAACTATCAAGCATCATTACTCAGAAGAATGTAAAAACGAGacctggtaaaaaaaaaaactcaggCCTTTTAATTTTGCAGACTGCTTCCCTCCAGTTAAACGCATCAAACTGTCCCTGATATGCAGAGAACGTCTATTTGCATTTCGATTGTCTGTGTGGTCTCCCAAGTCTGTTCTCAGTCTGAGGAGGGACTGATTTCAGCAGGTATCATGTAGCTACAGGACTATTGATAAATTGTTACCTAGCTACCAAAAATATCAGTATGTCATaacatacatatgcatacacataGCACTGAATGTAATAGGTAGACCACATGTGCAGATATGATGTTTTAAATGCAAGAATCAGACAAGCACCTGATGTGACCCCAGGTTTACTGAATTAACAGTGGCTCCCAGCGCTGCAAGTCTGTCTGCTGCCAACACCATCATTCGTATTACTTCTTTCCTCAGATCTGGTTGAACAGAATCACTTTGCACAGCCACCCATTCCTTAAGATCCTGCgcaggaaggagagaagtgCAGTTAAATCACCCATGATGCTGCGGCGTTTGGCCCTCAAACATGAGAAGTGTCACGTCGGAAGATGGTTTCGTTTTTATCCCGTCACAGCAATGCCATGAATGCTATAAGGCTTCAGAATTGAGAGGAATTGCTTAGATGGGTCCCCAGGGTTGAGAGTCCTGATTTTCTAAACAGGGAGGGTGCCCACGCTTAGACATTTGCACTGTCAACCATGGATCTAAAACCCAGTGGAAGAGGAGGTGGACTAGACGCTGACCGGTTTGCATCGCAGAAATTGCATTATGTACAAATTACCTTGCTGATCCTCATGAGGATTCAGAAGTGCTCATAGCTTTAAAGCATAACTGATACTGACTGGACTGATTATGTTTCTGCCTCTTCACAAGGAACTGattaaaatgaaagcacaagCCAGCATGGGACCAAGACTCCTCTCCTTGTCAAGAGCAAACCTACAAAAATCAGTTCTGATGTAAAGCAAGTGCGAGAGCATCCTATCTGGCTTGCTTCTTCCACGCAGGTGCATTTTGGCTCAGTGGAACCTCTCTCTGCCCACGCTCAAAGGATGCCCACAGCCATCTGGTTTGTGGAAGTCCATGCTAATCCCTCTTCCACCTGAAGGGTCCCCAGCACAGACCGTCCCCTTGCAGCCTTGCTTTGTGAAGCACCAGTGGCACACCTCCTGCCAGACCTGGAACCCTGCTCGTTACCTCAGTGGCAAACTCCCACCTGGCACACAGAGCACAGGCCTCCGGGGCACCCGTCCCGCACTCGTCATTTCACTGCGATATAGTTAGTTCCTACCTTGATGAAATCACTTTGATGTCCATCAATGTACTGGAAGATCTCCATCTCCAGCTCtgaagaggatgaggaggacATTACC belongs to Haliaeetus albicilla chromosome 3, bHalAlb1.1, whole genome shotgun sequence and includes:
- the CNDP1 gene encoding beta-Ala-His dipeptidase, which codes for MSSSSSSELEMEIFQYIDGHQSDFIKDLKEWVAVQSDSVQPDLRKEVIRMMVLAADRLAALGATVNSVNLGSHQLPNGQDLPLPPVILGELGKDPQNPTVCFYGHVDVQPAKKEDGWKTDPYTLTEIDGNLYGRGATDNKGPVLAWINAVETFRALKLAMPVNFKFVIEGMEEAGSLGLEKLLEEENQCFFSDVDYIVISDNTWLSNKKPALTYGSRGNACFFVEVECGSKDLHSGTFGGIIHEPLTDLIALLDSLVDPTGHIQIPGIYDSVAALTEEERKLYESIEFDLEEHKKNSGVKKFLYGTKEEILLHLWHYPSLSIHGIEGAFHEPGVKTVIPAKVIGKFSIRQVPHMDLSVVKQQVVEHLEGVFSRRNSPNKLKVSMPLGAKPWLADVNNPLYKAARRAIKKVFGEDPDFIRDGSTVPVARMFQTITQKSVIMFPIGAADDGEHSQNEKISRHNYIEGTKVFAAFFLEISKLHRHLHETSNMEIKN